The Nonlabens spongiae genome contains a region encoding:
- a CDS encoding glycosyltransferase family 4 protein, with the protein MNILLIHQYFLEKNDGGGSRFNEMTRRWSQQGHEMSVLAGMVHYNTGKKIDRYKGRYFYMDLDFYPKVDVVRSHVSESYNTNFLGRLWGYFSFVFSSLYAGIFKLRKKHDVILVTSPPLFVGITAYLLSKWYRIPFVFEVRDLWPESAVDTGVLKNKMIIKLAYKFEAFMYRKAAVINVLTPAFKTKLVEKGVPADKITFIPNAADFTLAEELQTSFNTDEFRKQLGFTNKFIITYVGAHGVANHLIQLLQAAERLKDTNVIFQLIGTGMQKEMLVDYAEKHNLKNVVFRDPVPKTEVFKYILASDMGASVLKKVDTFKTIYSNKTFDYMSCKKPVFLLIDGVSRELVETAGCGIYAEPENIDQIVAAARKMRDHQNELDQMGLRGYEYARKHFDRNKLADNYTLELKKIITSVS; encoded by the coding sequence ATGAACATTTTACTGATCCATCAATATTTTCTGGAGAAAAATGACGGTGGTGGTTCTCGCTTTAACGAGATGACACGCAGGTGGTCGCAGCAGGGTCATGAAATGAGCGTGCTTGCTGGAATGGTGCATTACAATACCGGAAAAAAAATCGATAGATACAAAGGACGTTACTTTTATATGGATCTGGATTTTTACCCTAAAGTAGATGTGGTGCGCAGCCATGTTTCAGAGAGTTATAACACCAATTTTTTAGGTAGGCTCTGGGGTTATTTCTCATTTGTTTTTAGCAGTCTTTATGCGGGAATCTTCAAATTGCGGAAGAAACATGATGTTATACTTGTGACCTCGCCACCTTTGTTTGTTGGTATTACGGCTTACCTTTTGAGTAAATGGTACCGGATTCCCTTTGTTTTTGAAGTACGAGACCTATGGCCTGAGAGTGCTGTCGATACAGGGGTTTTGAAAAACAAAATGATCATCAAATTAGCCTACAAGTTTGAAGCATTCATGTATAGAAAGGCAGCTGTAATCAATGTGCTGACTCCGGCTTTCAAAACAAAACTTGTTGAAAAAGGGGTGCCGGCGGATAAAATAACTTTTATTCCAAACGCTGCTGACTTTACACTCGCTGAAGAACTTCAAACCTCTTTCAATACTGATGAATTTAGAAAGCAACTAGGTTTTACCAATAAGTTTATTATCACTTATGTAGGCGCTCATGGTGTCGCAAACCATTTGATCCAATTGCTACAAGCTGCGGAAAGATTGAAGGATACCAACGTCATTTTTCAATTGATTGGAACTGGAATGCAAAAAGAGATGCTAGTCGATTATGCTGAAAAACACAATTTGAAAAATGTAGTTTTTAGAGATCCAGTTCCTAAAACCGAGGTTTTCAAGTATATCCTAGCATCAGATATGGGGGCATCAGTCTTGAAAAAGGTGGATACTTTTAAGACTATTTATTCAAACAAGACATTTGACTACATGTCATGTAAAAAACCTGTTTTTCTGCTGATCGACGGAGTAAGTAGGGAATTGGTAGAGACTGCGGGCTGTGGTATATATGCTGAACCAGAGAATATTGATCAAATTGTTGCGGCTGCTAGAAAAATGAGGGATCATCAAAATGAGCTGGATCAAATGGGGCTCAGA
- a CDS encoding alginate lyase family protein yields MFEKFKQIRDLSLNMGSRYVSYRLKHAIRSKLGWYKKRFPTGMPQRSFISLKEWRAAGIPFFIESRESLDFPRSLSDDLISRFRESENKTYTFFNNLKLEVKDEDKWSVNPSTGYRYDMNKHWSEIQDLSAEAGDIKYVWERARFSHVYDYLRYDYHSQQAQDETVLVEIEDFIDRNPINLGPQYKCSQEISLRILNWTYALYYYKNSEQLTDQRFEKIMSAIYYQLQHVWEHIDFSRIAVRNNHAITETLMLYLSGLLFPFFPESKRWSAQGKKWFEEEIAYQIYDDGTFLQHSMNYHRVVIQLLTWAVNLSELHDDRFSDVVYQKAKKSLRFLDVCRDSKTGFLPNYGNNDGALFFKFSDADYRDYTSQLDALRATLTRTVTKKSEELNWYGLDQVEEVDIDISGIHAFEEGGYFVHNSGDTKTFLKCGAYKHRPFQADNFHLDIWKDGVNYLWDCGTYKYNTEKVYHDHFQGSAGHNTATVAGRDHMVRGRRFVWFYWIKEARGKIQEFDDRVEWDLSQVAYRNLGGIKMQRKAIKFKNEDIWTVIDKVHDRRGLDLQQHFQLNPACLPRHDRQAFARSLSGVEGKALNIKATDANGKELIAEKGEKWYSGYYGTKEKSIKLTFASNTDHITTQIKILS; encoded by the coding sequence ATGTTTGAGAAATTCAAGCAAATACGCGACCTGTCTTTAAACATGGGGAGCCGCTACGTTTCCTACCGTCTGAAGCACGCGATTAGAAGCAAATTAGGATGGTACAAGAAACGCTTTCCTACGGGAATGCCACAACGCAGTTTCATTTCTCTCAAAGAATGGCGTGCCGCAGGGATTCCCTTTTTTATCGAGTCTAGAGAATCGCTGGATTTTCCTAGATCTCTAAGTGATGATTTGATTTCCCGCTTTCGCGAAAGCGAGAACAAAACATACACCTTCTTCAATAATCTCAAGTTAGAGGTTAAAGATGAAGATAAATGGTCGGTCAACCCCAGTACGGGATATCGCTACGATATGAATAAGCACTGGTCAGAAATCCAAGACCTGTCTGCTGAGGCTGGTGATATAAAATATGTGTGGGAACGGGCGCGATTCAGCCACGTTTACGATTACTTACGTTATGACTACCACAGTCAGCAAGCGCAAGATGAAACCGTGCTGGTAGAAATCGAGGATTTTATCGATCGCAATCCTATCAATCTTGGACCACAGTACAAATGCAGCCAAGAAATAAGTTTGCGCATTTTGAACTGGACTTATGCGCTGTACTATTATAAAAATAGCGAGCAACTGACTGATCAGCGTTTTGAGAAAATCATGAGCGCCATTTATTACCAGTTGCAACATGTTTGGGAACATATAGATTTTTCTCGTATTGCAGTGCGTAACAATCATGCGATAACGGAAACTTTGATGCTCTATTTGAGTGGTTTGCTGTTTCCATTCTTTCCTGAAAGTAAAAGGTGGTCAGCGCAAGGAAAAAAGTGGTTTGAAGAAGAAATCGCCTATCAGATTTATGATGATGGCACGTTCTTGCAGCACAGCATGAACTACCATCGTGTTGTAATTCAACTATTGACATGGGCGGTCAATTTGAGTGAATTGCACGATGATCGTTTTTCTGATGTGGTCTATCAAAAAGCTAAAAAGTCTCTTAGGTTCTTGGACGTTTGTCGGGATTCCAAAACAGGTTTTTTGCCTAACTACGGAAACAATGACGGTGCTCTCTTTTTCAAATTTTCAGATGCCGATTATCGTGACTATACGAGTCAGCTTGATGCTCTACGAGCTACACTTACCCGCACCGTCACTAAAAAGTCAGAGGAGCTTAACTGGTATGGACTTGATCAGGTGGAAGAAGTAGATATCGATATTTCAGGGATTCATGCTTTTGAAGAGGGAGGCTATTTTGTTCATAATTCGGGCGACACAAAAACATTTTTAAAATGTGGAGCCTACAAACACAGACCCTTCCAAGCTGATAATTTTCATCTGGATATTTGGAAAGATGGCGTGAATTACCTCTGGGATTGTGGGACTTATAAATACAATACTGAAAAGGTATATCACGATCATTTTCAAGGAAGCGCCGGCCACAATACGGCCACGGTAGCAGGTCGTGACCACATGGTAAGAGGCCGTCGTTTTGTTTGGTTTTATTGGATTAAAGAAGCTCGAGGGAAGATTCAAGAGTTTGATGATCGTGTTGAATGGGATCTTAGTCAGGTGGCTTATCGTAATTTAGGCGGTATCAAGATGCAGCGTAAGGCTATCAAATTCAAAAATGAAGATATCTGGACAGTAATTGATAAAGTACATGATCGTAGAGGACTGGATCTTCAGCAACATTTTCAGTTGAATCCCGCCTGCCTGCCAAGGCACGACAGGCAGGCTTTCGCGCGGTCCCTGAGCGGAGTCGAAGGGAAAGCGTTAAACATCAAAGCAACAGACGCAAACGGAAAAGAACTGATCGCTGAAAAGGGCGAAAAGTGGTATAGCGGTTATTATGGTACGAAGGAAAAATCCATAAAACTTACTTTTGCCTCCAATACGGATCATATTACGACCCAGATCAAAATCCTATCATGA
- a CDS encoding bi-domain-containing oxidoreductase — translation MKQIIQSFKTGETILEELPAPKVKSGHVLIKTTKSLVSLGTERMLVEFGKSNLISKARQQPDKVKMVLDKIKTDGLLPTLETVFNKLGEPLPLGYCNVGEVIEVGQGVSEFKKGDRVASNGSHAEYVCVPKNLVAAIPDNVSDEQAAFTVIGSIGLQGVRLLEPTLGETIVVTGLGLIGLITAQLLKANGCNVLGIDFDETKLKLAQEWGVQTINPSAGQDPVKTIMQMTDGVGADGVIITASTKSNEVISQAAQMSRQRGRIILVGVIGLELSRAEFYQKELTFQVSCSYGPGRYDDDYENKGQDYPLPFVRWTEKRNFETILNSISKNYIDVEPLITEVIDLADYQKIYGNIGSSKSIASILDYSQSEPYTNEVVVSTNQGVAQKSGGLAIIGAGNFTKMTMLPALKKTDLPLKYIVSSGGLSGTTLAKKFSIEKSVTDMQIALNDPAVNTVAITTRHNLHASMVIAALKAGKNVFVEKPLALNREELDQILEVYQSTDASLTVGFNRRFAPQAVQMKKHLGSGPINITATMNAGHIPADVWVHDLKIGGGRIVGEACHFIDLISYLTGSKVTEVCMNALGKHPEQNTDNATILLKYADGSNAVINYFSNGSKSYSKERVEVYSKERTFILDNWRKLKAYGFKGFNGSKNKMDKGHSAQFQKLADQIKSGGAPLIEMDSLINTTLASFAALESLKNGGWEHV, via the coding sequence ATGAAACAAATCATCCAATCATTCAAAACCGGAGAAACCATTCTTGAGGAGCTACCAGCTCCCAAAGTGAAATCTGGTCATGTGCTTATCAAGACCACAAAATCATTGGTTTCTTTGGGAACCGAGCGTATGCTGGTGGAGTTTGGGAAGTCTAATCTTATTTCAAAAGCCAGACAGCAGCCTGATAAGGTGAAGATGGTACTCGACAAGATCAAGACTGATGGGCTGTTGCCTACTCTTGAAACAGTTTTTAATAAACTGGGCGAGCCACTTCCCTTGGGTTATTGTAATGTAGGTGAGGTCATCGAGGTAGGACAGGGAGTTTCTGAATTTAAAAAAGGGGATCGCGTAGCTTCTAATGGTAGCCATGCAGAATATGTTTGCGTTCCTAAAAATCTTGTGGCAGCCATTCCAGATAATGTTTCTGACGAGCAAGCAGCATTTACAGTTATAGGCAGTATCGGCCTTCAGGGAGTCAGGCTTTTAGAACCTACACTGGGAGAAACCATCGTTGTGACAGGTCTAGGCCTCATAGGATTGATCACCGCGCAGTTGTTGAAAGCTAATGGCTGCAACGTGCTCGGGATCGATTTTGATGAGACTAAACTGAAATTGGCTCAAGAATGGGGAGTACAAACGATCAACCCGAGTGCTGGTCAGGATCCCGTTAAGACCATCATGCAAATGACTGATGGAGTAGGAGCAGACGGCGTTATCATCACCGCATCCACAAAATCAAACGAGGTTATCTCGCAAGCTGCTCAAATGAGCCGCCAGCGCGGGCGCATTATTTTAGTGGGTGTGATAGGTTTGGAGCTCAGCCGTGCTGAATTCTACCAAAAGGAATTGACTTTTCAGGTTTCTTGTTCTTACGGGCCAGGACGTTACGATGATGACTATGAAAACAAGGGTCAAGATTACCCTTTACCATTTGTGCGCTGGACGGAGAAACGCAATTTTGAGACGATCCTCAACTCTATCTCAAAAAATTATATCGACGTAGAGCCGTTAATCACTGAAGTCATCGACCTCGCTGATTATCAAAAAATCTACGGTAATATAGGCAGTTCAAAAAGTATAGCATCCATTTTAGATTACTCTCAATCTGAGCCCTATACTAATGAAGTAGTCGTTTCAACTAATCAAGGTGTTGCTCAAAAAAGTGGAGGTCTAGCCATCATAGGTGCTGGAAACTTTACTAAAATGACCATGCTGCCAGCACTCAAGAAAACTGATTTGCCTCTTAAATATATTGTAAGCTCTGGTGGATTGTCAGGAACGACTTTGGCAAAAAAGTTTTCGATCGAGAAGAGTGTAACTGATATGCAGATTGCTCTCAACGATCCAGCGGTGAATACCGTAGCCATTACCACGCGTCATAATCTGCACGCCAGTATGGTCATCGCTGCGCTTAAAGCTGGTAAAAATGTTTTTGTAGAGAAACCATTAGCACTCAACCGTGAGGAGCTCGATCAAATACTCGAGGTGTACCAATCAACTGATGCGAGCCTGACAGTAGGTTTCAATCGTCGATTTGCGCCTCAAGCCGTACAAATGAAAAAGCATTTAGGCAGTGGGCCCATAAACATCACAGCAACCATGAATGCAGGTCATATCCCAGCAGATGTTTGGGTACACGATCTCAAGATAGGTGGTGGCCGTATCGTAGGTGAGGCTTGTCACTTTATAGACTTGATTTCGTACCTAACGGGCAGTAAGGTTACTGAAGTTTGTATGAATGCATTGGGCAAACACCCAGAGCAAAATACTGATAATGCCACCATTCTGCTCAAGTACGCTGATGGGTCAAATGCGGTGATAAACTATTTCTCAAACGGTAGCAAATCGTACTCAAAGGAACGTGTCGAGGTATATAGCAAGGAGCGCACATTTATTCTAGACAACTGGCGTAAGCTCAAGGCATACGGTTTCAAGGGATTCAATGGCAGTAAAAACAAAATGGATAAAGGGCATAGCGCTCAATTTCAAAAGCTTGCTGATCAAATTAAAAGCGGTGGAGCACCATTGATCGAAATGGATTCATTAATCAATACGACGCTAGCGTCATTTGCCGCGCTGGAGAGTCTCAAGAACGGAGGCTGGGAGCATGTTTGA
- a CDS encoding phenylacetate--CoA ligase family protein produces MNPAVVLKENLAGIPPGIGKLINKVPFSYRPGLSKVYKKRILEIDRLSALTIKQKQQFVYERIFELVSYAIAHVPFYRSFYKDQHFSLSNLNRFEDIERIPIINKSILQQHSIEYRSSERKNRYIVNTGGSSGKPLSLYIEPDSMGHEWAHMHNIWSRLNYNPASFKLCFGGRSDVKDFVDYDVVRNSFNVDIYAGWASVAHKLYGIVKKHPIEYLHGYPSSIYEFARYCKNNDPKLVDELRKNLKGAFLGSEYPHSRYRKAIEEVFEIPTISWYGHTERAVLAHEEVGNPFTYKPFLTYGFAEAIATFKQKTSLVATSYYNYATPLIRYDTEDLIEEPIVESGILDSFKITQGRSGQFVIDGDGNKVNLTALIFGRHHQIFDHSEFIQVKQSVPGQLTIIYTSKKVLEQDARNLFDTSNINMSFSFTRVEEPIRTTSGKINLLVK; encoded by the coding sequence ATGAATCCTGCAGTTGTTTTAAAGGAGAATTTAGCTGGAATACCTCCTGGCATAGGAAAACTGATTAACAAGGTTCCTTTCTCCTACAGACCAGGACTTTCCAAAGTTTATAAAAAAAGAATTCTTGAAATTGATAGGCTAAGTGCACTGACTATTAAGCAAAAACAGCAATTTGTTTATGAAAGAATTTTTGAATTAGTTTCTTATGCAATTGCTCATGTACCATTTTATAGAAGCTTCTATAAAGATCAGCATTTCTCCCTGTCTAATTTGAATCGATTTGAAGATATAGAAAGAATTCCTATTATCAATAAATCAATTCTACAGCAGCATTCCATCGAATATAGAAGCTCAGAGAGAAAAAATAGATACATAGTTAACACTGGCGGATCTAGTGGCAAGCCATTAAGTCTCTACATCGAACCCGATTCCATGGGGCATGAATGGGCTCATATGCATAACATCTGGTCTAGACTTAATTATAATCCTGCTAGCTTTAAACTGTGTTTTGGGGGTAGGAGTGATGTAAAAGACTTTGTTGACTATGATGTAGTGCGTAATAGTTTCAATGTAGATATTTATGCTGGTTGGGCCAGTGTAGCTCACAAACTGTACGGTATAGTCAAAAAACATCCCATTGAGTACTTACATGGTTATCCTTCATCCATTTATGAGTTTGCTCGTTACTGTAAAAATAATGACCCAAAGCTGGTAGATGAGCTTCGTAAAAATTTGAAAGGTGCTTTTCTCGGTTCTGAATATCCTCATAGCAGATATCGTAAAGCTATTGAAGAAGTGTTTGAAATACCTACAATTTCTTGGTACGGACATACAGAACGAGCTGTTCTAGCGCATGAAGAAGTTGGGAATCCTTTTACCTACAAACCTTTCCTCACTTACGGTTTTGCTGAGGCTATCGCAACGTTTAAACAAAAAACATCTCTTGTCGCCACAAGCTATTATAATTATGCTACTCCATTAATACGTTATGATACAGAAGATTTGATTGAAGAACCTATTGTAGAATCTGGGATTTTAGATTCTTTTAAAATCACTCAAGGTAGATCAGGTCAGTTTGTAATTGACGGTGACGGTAATAAAGTTAATCTTACTGCCCTTATCTTCGGGCGGCATCATCAAATATTTGATCATTCTGAATTCATTCAGGTAAAACAATCAGTTCCTGGTCAACTTACAATAATCTACACCTCAAAAAAGGTATTGGAACAAGACGCTAGAAATCTGTTTGACACCTCAAACATTAACATGTCATTCAGTTTTACAAGGGTCGAAGAGCCTATTAGAACGACATCGGGCAAAATTAATTTGTTAGTTAAGTAA
- a CDS encoding glycosyltransferase, whose translation MLLIDGTFINSGGGKVLLDTLIEGLVSKSTDFTLLLDQRCESSEYKNTPYGVIRVRGSYFARLAVYRKLKDKITSVFCLGNFAPPIKLDAHVTTYFHNVLILDLGKYSNIVLKTKVWLRKRLFKMQSENSDVWMVQTDVVKDLLINRSSINEGKIKVRPFYRIPRVISSNKQGKMFVYVSSGAPHKNHHRLLDAWQEFERENSSYTLHLTVGPEFQNLSNKINNLISKGLNIVNHGHLEIEKIWDLYHSAEYLIYPSLKESFGLPLIEATHCNCKVLGSDLPYLYQVVEPSDSFDPLNVESIRDSLLRATYSDLPKSHLQVHNSLDLLVEEILPVKP comes from the coding sequence ATGCTTCTCATAGACGGCACCTTTATCAATTCTGGAGGAGGTAAAGTTCTACTAGACACCTTAATCGAAGGGCTGGTGTCTAAATCAACAGATTTTACACTACTGCTGGACCAAAGATGTGAATCTTCTGAATATAAAAATACTCCATACGGTGTCATACGAGTGCGAGGTAGTTATTTTGCTCGGCTAGCGGTTTATCGTAAACTCAAAGATAAAATCACTTCTGTATTTTGTTTGGGGAATTTTGCACCACCTATAAAATTAGATGCTCACGTAACTACGTACTTTCATAATGTTTTGATTTTAGATCTTGGGAAGTACTCGAATATTGTTCTGAAGACGAAGGTTTGGCTAAGAAAAAGACTGTTCAAAATGCAATCAGAAAATTCTGATGTATGGATGGTTCAAACAGATGTTGTAAAAGATTTGCTTATCAATCGATCCAGTATCAATGAAGGAAAAATCAAGGTCAGACCCTTCTATCGTATTCCGCGAGTGATTTCAAGTAATAAGCAAGGAAAAATGTTTGTTTATGTGAGTTCAGGAGCACCTCATAAAAATCATCATAGACTGCTCGATGCATGGCAGGAGTTTGAACGTGAAAATTCCAGCTACACTTTGCATTTGACTGTTGGCCCTGAATTTCAGAATTTGTCAAATAAGATTAACAATCTCATATCCAAAGGATTAAATATTGTCAATCATGGTCATTTAGAAATTGAAAAAATTTGGGATTTGTATCATTCGGCTGAATACCTCATATACCCTTCCTTAAAAGAAAGTTTTGGCCTTCCTCTTATTGAAGCTACGCATTGTAATTGCAAAGTTTTAGGCTCAGACTTACCTTATCTATACCAAGTTGTTGAACCTAGTGACAGTTTTGATCCTTTGAACGTGGAAAGTATTAGAGATTCTTTATTACGAGCTACTTATTCAGATCTCCCTAAATCCCATTTGCAAGTTCATAATTCCTTAGATTTGCTGGTTGAAGAAATCTTACCAGTCAAGCCGTAA
- a CDS encoding glycosyltransferase family 4 protein, producing MKEDDLSFSHIIDDDGFYFNFKNFHIRFNPRLYRTIYRYKGAHLILGSSWNDFNILSVCVLKRLKLIKNTVSFWTEANYNSIYKTSKPDSSIKKALRRWVLNTCDGYFFIPGETSRITLFEKWGIEMRPVIKFPNLVSEEFYNIDQSKNLFRKQPDLEMIIVARHMESSKGILNFLSRIDSFDEIRIKLAGVGDDTKRYQDFVAEKGLEDKVIFLGELDVPELIEQLTASHLFILPSYHDQSPLSVVEAAIAGLPLLVSERCGNHPELIRHGVNGYTFDPTNSKQINHFLNEIRSKSSAELLKMGRSSRDLAIESYDPNIVLNSAIEALSQ from the coding sequence TTGAAAGAAGATGATCTTTCCTTTTCCCATATAATAGATGATGATGGATTCTATTTCAATTTTAAGAATTTTCATATAAGGTTTAATCCACGCTTGTATAGAACGATTTACAGATATAAAGGCGCTCACCTGATTTTGGGTAGTAGCTGGAATGATTTTAATATTTTAAGCGTTTGTGTTTTAAAAAGGCTGAAACTAATAAAGAATACAGTAAGTTTCTGGACAGAAGCAAACTACAACTCGATTTATAAAACATCAAAACCAGATTCATCCATAAAAAAGGCGCTTAGAAGATGGGTGCTCAATACTTGTGATGGTTATTTTTTTATACCAGGTGAAACAAGCAGAATTACGCTATTTGAAAAATGGGGAATTGAAATGCGACCAGTCATAAAGTTTCCAAATCTAGTATCAGAAGAATTTTACAATATTGATCAGAGTAAAAATCTTTTCCGCAAACAGCCAGACCTCGAAATGATTATCGTAGCACGACACATGGAAAGCTCCAAAGGTATTTTGAATTTTTTGTCGCGCATTGATAGTTTTGATGAAATAAGAATAAAACTGGCTGGAGTAGGTGATGACACAAAAAGATATCAGGATTTTGTAGCTGAAAAAGGTTTAGAGGATAAAGTTATTTTTCTTGGTGAATTAGATGTTCCAGAGCTTATTGAGCAATTAACAGCATCACATTTATTTATTCTTCCATCCTACCATGATCAAAGTCCTTTGAGCGTGGTAGAGGCAGCAATTGCTGGTTTGCCACTACTGGTCTCTGAAAGATGCGGGAATCACCCTGAGCTTATACGGCATGGTGTAAACGGTTATACTTTTGACCCAACGAATAGCAAGCAAATCAATCATTTTTTAAACGAGATTAGATCAAAGTCTTCAGCAGAGCTTTTGAAAATGGGAAGATCAAGCAGGGATCTTGCCATTGAGAGCTATGATCCCAATATTGTTCTTAATTCCGCTATTGAAGCCTTGAGCCAATAA
- a CDS encoding glycosyltransferase: protein MKVRKVIWLGPVVNSHLFTQKAVSPAANKWQSSFIHGLLDNKIEVINLSYQPCPLWPRGALWIHSHKKVVFGEGFKQLSTGYLNVPFIREYWISASLFFKTVISADLRSSSTIFFTYNPLKRHLYFAKMIKLFFKLKWISVVADDQRKGNPDIDLYLSHGYFRDSDFRSKLFLDGGIEQLDIDCMQPIDRKSNNFKVVYSGAINDWTGIFQLVEDFNKIDAPCVNLEIYGKGEEDRMLSLIESKSIKNVVYKGFVSDSVLMTAMRGADVLINPRNTSLENTKYNFPSKLLTYIALKKPVISTFSAGLSPSIRAVLLEYTDAESLKLHISNLQNSGFYKEQVDKVYKYKKLNSWRIKVKALIQKIQVND, encoded by the coding sequence ATGAAAGTACGAAAGGTAATCTGGCTGGGTCCCGTTGTAAACAGTCATTTATTTACTCAAAAAGCGGTAAGCCCAGCGGCAAACAAGTGGCAATCAAGTTTCATTCATGGACTTTTAGATAATAAAATAGAAGTAATAAATCTTTCATATCAACCGTGTCCATTATGGCCTAGAGGGGCATTATGGATACACAGCCATAAGAAAGTTGTTTTTGGTGAAGGATTTAAACAGCTTAGTACAGGCTATTTGAACGTTCCATTTATAAGGGAATATTGGATTTCAGCATCCTTATTTTTCAAAACCGTAATTTCGGCCGACTTACGTTCTAGTTCAACAATATTTTTTACATACAATCCTTTAAAACGACATCTTTATTTTGCAAAGATGATTAAATTATTCTTCAAGTTGAAATGGATAAGCGTAGTTGCAGATGATCAACGTAAAGGAAATCCAGATATAGACTTATACTTATCCCATGGTTATTTTAGAGATTCGGATTTTCGTTCTAAACTTTTTCTAGATGGAGGAATTGAGCAGTTGGATATAGATTGTATGCAACCTATTGATAGAAAATCTAATAATTTCAAGGTGGTTTATTCGGGAGCGATTAATGATTGGACGGGTATATTTCAGCTCGTGGAAGACTTCAATAAGATTGATGCACCATGCGTCAATCTTGAAATTTACGGAAAAGGCGAAGAGGATAGGATGTTGAGTCTAATTGAATCAAAATCTATCAAAAATGTAGTTTACAAAGGCTTCGTGTCTGATTCGGTATTGATGACAGCAATGAGGGGAGCAGATGTCTTGATCAACCCAAGAAATACAAGTTTGGAAAATACTAAATACAACTTTCCATCGAAACTATTGACCTATATTGCTTTAAAGAAACCTGTTATCTCCACATTTTCTGCAGGCTTATCACCATCCATACGAGCGGTTCTGTTAGAATACACTGATGCTGAATCGTTAAAGTTACACATTTCAAACCTTCAAAATTCAGGTTTTTATAAAGAACAAGTTGATAAAGTTTATAAGTATAAAAAATTAAACAGCTGGAGAATCAAGGTAAAAGCTCTAATTCAAAAAATACAGGTCAATGACTGA